In Chaetodon trifascialis isolate fChaTrf1 chromosome 2, fChaTrf1.hap1, whole genome shotgun sequence, one DNA window encodes the following:
- the LOC139341226 gene encoding malate dehydrogenase, cytoplasmic-like isoform X2 has translation MTEPIRVVVTGAAGQIAYSLLYSIAKGDVFGKDQPIILVLLDIPPMLPVLDGVVMELQDCALPLLREVIPTDKVEVGFKDIDVAILVGSMPRKEGMERKDLLKANVAIFKTQGAALDKYAKKTVKVLVVGNPANTNCLIASKSAPSIPKENFSCLTRLDHNRACSQVAMRCGVSTDKVKNVIIWGNHSSTQYPDVHHAKVNVHGSEAAVYDTVKDEAWLRGDFISTVQQRGAAIIKARKLSSAMSAAKAICDHMRDIWFGTKEGEFISMGVYAGGNSYGIPEDLIYSFPVEIKNKTWKVVDGLPINDFSRAKMDATANELVEERDTAVSLSQ, from the exons ATG ACTGAACCAATCCGTGTTGTGGTGACCGGCGCTGCTGGCCAGATTGCCTACTCCCTGCTGTACAGCATCGCCAAGGGAGATGTGTTCGGGAAGGACCAG ccaatcatCTTGGTCCTGCTGGACATCCCCCCCATGCTGCCTGTGCTGGACGGAGTTGTCATGGAGCTGCAGGACTGCGCCCTCCCACTGCTGAGGG aggTGATCCCCACTGACAAGGTGGAGGTGGGCTTCAAGGACATCGACGTCGCCATCTTGGTGGGCTCCATGCCCAGGAaggaggggatggagaggaaggaCCTGCTGAAGGCCAACGTGGCCATCTTCAAGACTCAGGGAGCCGCCCTGGACAAGTACGCCAAGAAGACCGTGAAG GTTTTGGTGGTTGGAAACCCGGCGAACACCAACTGTCTGATCGCCTCCAAGTCTGCTCCATCCATCCCCAAAGAGAACTTCTCCTGCCTGACCCGCCTGGACCACAACCGAGCCTGCTCTCAG GTGGCAATGCGTTGTGGCGTGTCCACTGACAAAGTGAAGAACGTCATCATCTGGGGGAACCACTCCTCCACCCAGTACCCCGACGTCCACCACGCCAAGGTCAACGTTCACGGCAGCGAGGCAGCCGTCTACGACACCGTCAAGGACGAAGCCTGGCTGAGAGGAGACTTCATCTCT acGGTGCAGCAGCGCGGTGCAGCCATCATCAAGGCCAGGAAGCTGTCCAGCGCCATGTCTGCTGCCAAGGCCATCTGCGACCACATGAGGGACATCTGGTTCGGCACCAAGGAG GGTGAGTTCATCTCCATGGGCGTGTATGCTGGCGGAAACTCCTACGGCATCCCAGAGGACCTCATCTACTCCTTCCCTGTGGAGATCAAG AACAAGACCTGGAAAGTGGTTGACGGACTCCCCATCAACGACTTCTCCCGCGCCAAGATGGACGCCACAGCCAacgagctggtggaggagcgaGACACCGCCGTGTCTCTGTCCCAGTGA
- the LOC139341226 gene encoding malate dehydrogenase, cytoplasmic-like isoform X1, with product MLTLLTSMYLVVRAVSSQTEPIRVVVTGAAGQIAYSLLYSIAKGDVFGKDQPIILVLLDIPPMLPVLDGVVMELQDCALPLLREVIPTDKVEVGFKDIDVAILVGSMPRKEGMERKDLLKANVAIFKTQGAALDKYAKKTVKVLVVGNPANTNCLIASKSAPSIPKENFSCLTRLDHNRACSQVAMRCGVSTDKVKNVIIWGNHSSTQYPDVHHAKVNVHGSEAAVYDTVKDEAWLRGDFISTVQQRGAAIIKARKLSSAMSAAKAICDHMRDIWFGTKEGEFISMGVYAGGNSYGIPEDLIYSFPVEIKNKTWKVVDGLPINDFSRAKMDATANELVEERDTAVSLSQ from the exons ATGCTGACTTTGCTGACCTCCATGTATCTGGTGGTGCGGGCGGTTTCCTCGCAG ACTGAACCAATCCGTGTTGTGGTGACCGGCGCTGCTGGCCAGATTGCCTACTCCCTGCTGTACAGCATCGCCAAGGGAGATGTGTTCGGGAAGGACCAG ccaatcatCTTGGTCCTGCTGGACATCCCCCCCATGCTGCCTGTGCTGGACGGAGTTGTCATGGAGCTGCAGGACTGCGCCCTCCCACTGCTGAGGG aggTGATCCCCACTGACAAGGTGGAGGTGGGCTTCAAGGACATCGACGTCGCCATCTTGGTGGGCTCCATGCCCAGGAaggaggggatggagaggaaggaCCTGCTGAAGGCCAACGTGGCCATCTTCAAGACTCAGGGAGCCGCCCTGGACAAGTACGCCAAGAAGACCGTGAAG GTTTTGGTGGTTGGAAACCCGGCGAACACCAACTGTCTGATCGCCTCCAAGTCTGCTCCATCCATCCCCAAAGAGAACTTCTCCTGCCTGACCCGCCTGGACCACAACCGAGCCTGCTCTCAG GTGGCAATGCGTTGTGGCGTGTCCACTGACAAAGTGAAGAACGTCATCATCTGGGGGAACCACTCCTCCACCCAGTACCCCGACGTCCACCACGCCAAGGTCAACGTTCACGGCAGCGAGGCAGCCGTCTACGACACCGTCAAGGACGAAGCCTGGCTGAGAGGAGACTTCATCTCT acGGTGCAGCAGCGCGGTGCAGCCATCATCAAGGCCAGGAAGCTGTCCAGCGCCATGTCTGCTGCCAAGGCCATCTGCGACCACATGAGGGACATCTGGTTCGGCACCAAGGAG GGTGAGTTCATCTCCATGGGCGTGTATGCTGGCGGAAACTCCTACGGCATCCCAGAGGACCTCATCTACTCCTTCCCTGTGGAGATCAAG AACAAGACCTGGAAAGTGGTTGACGGACTCCCCATCAACGACTTCTCCCGCGCCAAGATGGACGCCACAGCCAacgagctggtggaggagcgaGACACCGCCGTGTCTCTGTCCCAGTGA